Below is a genomic region from Actinomadura sp. NAK00032.
ATCCGACTCACCCCCTCGTACGTTCCTTCTCAGACCGCCGCCACCGTCATAGGGTGCGGTCCGGGACGACGGCGACGGTGCACGGGGCGTGCTTGAGGAGCGCATCGCTCGTCGCCCCCAGGGCCAGCGGCTCCACGACCCCGGCTCCCCGTGCGCCCACGACCATCAGCGTCGCGTCCTCGGCCGCCTGGAACAGCGCCTCGCGCGGCGACCGCAGCACCAGCGACGTCACGGCCTGCACCTGCGGGTACTTCACCCGCCAGGGCGCCACGGCGCGTTCGAGCACGGCGCCGGCCACACGGCGCAGCCCGTCCTCGTCGCCGAACAGCGAGAGGTCCCCGCCGGGCGCCGCGCCCGGTTCCCAGCATCCGTACACCGCGCGCAGCCGCCAGCCGCGCAGCGCCGCCTCCTCGAACCCGAAGGCCAGGGCCAGGTCCGCGCCCGCCGAGCCGTCCACGCCGACGACCACCAGCCCGTCGCGCGGCGCGGCCGACCGGACGACCAGCACCGGACGGTCGGCCTTGGCAGGCACCCGCAGCGCCGTCGAGGCCACGGGCATCCGGTCCGGTTCGTGCGAGCCGACCACGATCAGTTCGGCGTCCCCGGCCTCGTTCAGCAGCGCCGGGGCCGCGCTGCCGTCCTTCAGCCGCTTGCGCACCTTCAATCCCGGCGCCAGCTCCCGCGCGAGCGCCACACCGTGGTCAAGGAGGTGCTCTCCCATCCGGCGGATGGTGGCCTCGCCCTCATAGTCGACGTAGCTGATCGGGTAGGGCCAGCGCCAGGCGTGGCATACCGTCAGCGGCAGCCGCCGCAGCCGGGCCTCCCCCACCGCCCACCGCACGGCCCTCTCGCTTTCGCTGGTTCCGTCGTAACCCACGACCACATGGCTCATGACGTCCTCCTCGTTCCCTCATCTCCATCCCATCGCCCGGCCGGCCCCCTTCACAGGGCCGAAGGACCCTCGCTCACCAGGACCTCCGCCGCAGCGTCGAAGGGCTTCGACCGCTCGGCATCAGCGAGGACCTGATGAGGCCGAAGGTCCCCTGCCCGCGAGGACGGACGGCTCTGACCGGCGGGCGCCCGGGCGCGGGAGGGTGGAGGGGACTCAGGGAGGTCGCCGATGTGGGTCATGCCCGAGCACCGCACCGTCGTCGTCGGGGTGGACGGTTCGCCCAACTCCATGGCCGCGCTGCGCCGCGCCGCCCGCGAGGCCCTGGAACGGCACGCGCGGCTGGACGTCGTCCGCGTCATCGAGACCGACGGCATCACCGCGCCCCGCCCGTTGCGCGCCGCGCGCGAGTGGCTGCGGCTGCGCCGCCTGGTCGCGCACGCGATCCCGCGTGCCCAGCACCTCAACACCCGGCTCCGCATCGCGCATGGCGCCCCCGGCGAAGCGCTCGCCCGGGCGGCCGGGCATGCCGAACTGCTGGTCGTGGGCGCCCGCGTCCACTCCGAGCACGGCGACCCGCTCGGCGGGGACACCGTTCCGGTCGTCCGCGAGCGCGCACGCTGCCCGCTCGTGATCTGCGCCGACCACACCACCCCGTCCGAGGCCGCCTGAATGCCGCAGGAGACGAAGATCATGCAACGCCGCACCGTCCAGGACGTCATGACCAAGAGGGTCGTCACGATCACCGAGGAGACCCCGTTCGCCGAGATCGCCGACGCCATGGCCGAGCACCGCATCAGCGCGGTGCCCGTCCTGGACGTCATGGGCCGCGTGACCTGCATCGTCACCGAGGCCGACCTGCTCCGCAAGCAGGAGTACAAGGACGACGACGCCGATCACAGGCCGCTGCGTTCCAGGGCGCTGCGTTCCAGGGCGCTGCGTTCCAGGGCGCCGCGTTCCAGGGCGCCGCGTTCCAGGGCGCCGCGCCACGCCGAGGCGGAGGCCAAGGCCGCCGCCGTCGACGCCCGTGGGCTGATGAGCACGCCCGCCGTCTCCGTCACCCCGCACACCTCGATCGCCCAGGCGGCGCGGCTGCTGAACGCCCACGGGTTCAGGGCGATGCCCGTCATCGACGGGGACGGCCGGCTCGCCGGGATCGTGGCCCGCCGCGACCTCCTGCGCGTCTTCCAGCGGTCCGACGCCGACATCCGCGACGAGGTCATCCAGGACGTCCTGATCCACAAGCTCTGGCAGGATCCCGCCGAACTGCACGTCCGCGTCCAGGAAGGCGTCGTCCACCTGACCGGGCGTGTGGAGCAGAAGAGCCTCATCCCGATCGTCGTCCGTTTGACGGCCGCGACCGAAGGCGTCGTGGATGTCGTGCACACGCTCGGGTACGGCCACGACGACACTCGTCACACCACGTATCCGAGAGCCTGATGCCTGTGGACAACGCCGCGGTCAGTGAGACCCATATCGGGGTGGTCTTCTTCGCCGGAGACCGCGCCTTCAAGGTCAAGAAGCCGGTGAGCCTGGGGTTCCTGGACTTCAGCACCCGCGAGCGGCGCGAGCGGGCCTGCCACGAGGAGGTCCGGCTCAACCGCCGGTTCGCCCCGGACGTCTACCTCGGCGTCGCCGACGTCCACGACCCCGACGGCGACCTGTGCGAGCATCTGGTCGTGATGCGGCGGATGCCCGCCGGCAGGCGCCTGGCCACCCTCGTCGCGGCCGGTGCGCCGGTCCGGGACGCGCTGCGCGACACCGCGCGGATCCTGGCCGCCTGGCACGCCCGCGCCCCGCGCGCCCCGGAGATCTCGGTGCACGGCACCCGCGACGCCGTTCAGGCCCGCTGGCACGACAGCTTCGCCCAGGTGCGGCCCTTCCGCGGGAAGGTGATCGACGCCGCGGTCGCGGCCGAGATCGAAACGCTCACCGACGAGTTCCTGGACGGCCGCAGGGCCCTGTTCGACGCGCGGATCGCCGACGGCCGCGTCCTGGACGGCCACGGCGACCTGCTGGCCGGCGACATCTTCTGCTTGGACGACGGCCCCCGCATCCTGGACTGCCTGGAGTTCGACCAGGCGCTGCGCAGCCTGGACGGCCTCGACGACGCCGCGTTCCTGGCCATGGACCTCGAACGCCTCGGCGCCGCCGAACTGAGCGAGTACTTCCTGGCCGCCTACGCCGAGTTCGCCGCCGACCCGGCGCCGTCCTCGCTGCGGCACCACTACATCGCCTACCGGGCCGTCGTCCGCGCCAAGGTCGCCTGCCTGCGCCACGCCCAGGGCGACCCGGACGCCGCGGCCGAAGCACGCGCCTACGCCGACGTCGCGCTGCGCCACCTGCGCGCCGGGCGGGTCCGCCTGGTCCTGGTCGGCGGCCTGCCCGGTACCGGCAAATCCTCGCTGGCAGGCGCGCTGGCCGACCGGCTCGGCTGCACCGTGCTCAGCAGCGACCGCACCCGCAAGGAGCTGGCGGGGCTGGCTCCGCTCGACTCCGCCGCCGCCCCCTACGGCACCGGCCTCTACAGCCCGGAATGGAACCACCGCACCTACCGGGAGCTCGCCGACCGCGCCGCCGCACTGCTCCGCCTCGGCGAAACGGTCATCCTGGACGCCTCCTGGACGTCCGAACAGCAGCGCGACCTGCCCGCCCTTGTCGCCGAACGCGAGCACGCGCACCTGTCGCCCCTGCGCTGCGAGGCCCCGCGAGCCCTCACCGCCGAACGGATCCGCGACCGGGCACCGGGCGCCTCCGACGCCGACCCCGCCATCGCCGCCGCCATGCACGCCCACGCCGCGCCCTGGCCGGAGTCCACCTCGATCGACACCAGCGGAGCACTGGCCGACGCCGTCGAACAAGCCCTGAGCACCCTCCAGCCGCACGCCCCCGATCTCCACTAGGACACTGCTCGTTCCTCTCCGTGAGTGAGCGAACAAGGGAATGCACAGCTGTAGGCAAAGGGATCCGCTGCACCGACCGTCGGCATTCAGTGTCGGTGAGGCCCAGCGGTGCCCGTCGGTGTTGACGCAACGGCAGGACGCCCGCCAGGTGGGCGGGCGTCCTTGAGGATTGCCGTCGGCTACTTGAGGACCGGGAAGCGCTTGGCCAGGGCGGTGCCGGCCCACCAGCGGCCCAGGCCCAGGGTGTCGCCGGCGCTGACCAGGGCCAGTCCGATGACCAGCACCGCGTAGATCAGGTGGTCGTCCATGAAGACGTTGTTCTCCGGAGGCAGCACGGCCGTCCACATCATGACCAGCAGCGCCGCGCCGCCCACCGCGGCGATCCGCATCCCGATGCCCAGCATCAGCGCGGCACCGACCCCGGCGAGGCCGATCATGAACAGCCAGTCCGCCCACGCGGCGCCGGCGAGGTCGTTGTAGAACCCGGCGAACGGGCCCTTGGGGGCGTGCGCGAGGAACCCCTCGGTCGGGCTGGCGCCGTCCAGCCAGCCCTTCCCGGCCGGGGTCGCGTGGCCGAGGCCGATCAGCTTGTCCAGGAACGCCCACACGAACACCCAGCCCAGCGCCAGCCGGGCCACGGCCCAGACGTAACGGGCCGCGGGCGACTCGGTCAGCGGCCTCGGGGCCACCACCCGGATCAGGGTGCTCCGACCCGCACGGGTCTTGTGCTCGGAGAGTGCCATCGCCTCTCACCTTCCATCACATCGCCGGTTCCACCACCTCTGACTCAACCCCCGTCGCGGCCCGCGCCGTAGGTCCCTTCGGCGCACGCTTGACGGGACCAAGGGCCCCGCGTCCCGCTGTACGGAGGACCTAAAGACCCATCGGTCACGGGGCTTCGGTCCCTGCGGCCAGCGTCGCGCTTGCCACGAGAATGCCGCTGCTGGCGAAGACAGGCCCGGCACCGCCGCCACCCGGGCAGCGCTGATGTGATCGGCGTCCCTGTCATGGGCTCGATAGTCGTGGCAGGGACGTTGCTTCGGGTCAGGCGTCCTTGAGCGGCACCATCCAGGTAAGGACGGTTCCGGCGTCCGGGCCGGGCTCGGCGATGAACGAGCCGCCCAGTTTCCCGGCCCGCTCGCCCATGTTGCGCAGGCCGCTGCGGCGGCCTCCCTCGGGGATGCCGACGCCGTCGTCCTCGACCCGCAGGCACAGTTCGTCGCCGACGTCGATCGCCACGCTGACCCGCGAGGCGTGGGCGTGCCGGGCCACGTTGGACAACGCCTCCCGGACGACGGCCTGCAAGTGCTCGCCCGTGTCGTCGTCGACGGCGGTGTCCAGCAGCCCGTCCAGCCGCACCGAGGGCGCGAAGCCCAGCTGCTCGGCGGCGGCGTCCACCAGCGTGTGCACCCGGCTGCGCAGCGATCCGGTGTCAACCGGCGCCTGCAGCGCGAAGATCGTGGAACGGATCTGGCGCATGGTGTCGTCCAGGTCGTCCACCGCCCGCTGGATCCGGACCGCCACCTCCCGCTTCTGCGTGATCTTGATCGCCGCCATCAGCGTCATCGCGGTCGCGAACAGCCGCTGGATGACGGTGTCGTGCAGGTCCTTGGCGATCCGGTCGCGGTCCTCCAGCAGCGCCAGCCGCTCGGTGTCGCGGCGCCGGTCGGCCAGCTCCAACGCCACCGCGGCCTGCCCGGCGAACGCCTCCAGCAGCCGCTGCGTCCCCTCCGAGAAGACCGGCCCGCCCGGCGGGTTGACCACCGAGATCACGCCGCGCGCCGCGTCCCCCACCCCCAGCGGAACCGCCAGCAGCGGACCCACCGGCACCTGCGTCGGCACCTTCGCCTCGCGCGCCGCCTCACCGCCGTCGGCCAGTCGCAGCGAGACGCCCCCGGTGAACACCGGCCCGATCACCGAGTGGTCCAGCGGAACGCGCAGGCCCTCCAGCCGCTCGCCGCCATCGCCGTCTGATGCCTCCACCTGGAATGCCCGCCGGTCTTCATCGGCCAGCGCCACCGTCGCCAGGCCGGCGTCGGTGATCTCGCGGGCGCGCTGCGCCACCAGCACCGTCACCTCATGCGGGTCGGTGCCCGACAGCAGCGCTGTGGAGATCTCCGTGGACGCCTGCAACCAGCGTTCCCGGCGCCGCGTCTCCTGGTACAGCCGCGCGTTCTCGATCGCCACGCCCGCCGCCGTGGCCAGCGCCGTCACCACGACCTCGTCCTCGGGATCGAACTCGCCGCCGTCGGCCTTCTCGGTCAGGTACAGGTTGCCGAACACCTCGTCGCGCACCAGGACGGGCACGCCCAGGAACGCTCGCATCGGCGGATGGTTCTCCGGGAAACCGGCGGAGTCGGGGTGCCCGGCCAGATCCGGTAGCCGGATCGCCCGCGGTTCGCGGATCAACAACCCCAGAATGCCGTGCCCTTGCGGCCAGTGCCCGATCGCCTCGATCTCGTCTTCACCGACCCCCACGGTGATGAACTGGACGAGCCGTTCCCCTTCCTCGTCGATGACGCCGAGGGCTCCGTATCGCGCGTCCACCAGGGTGGTCGCCGCCTCGATGATCCGCCGCAGGACCGATTCCAGATCCAGTTCGCTGCCGATCGAGACCACGGCCTCCAGCAGCGCGTGCACCCGGTCACGGGTCGCCCGCGCGGCCTCCAGCCGCGCTTGGAGCTCGGCCAGCAGGTCGTCGAGTTGCAGGTGCGGGAGAACGAGCCTGGCCCGATCGTCACCGGCCCCGAGATCGTCGGCCATGCGTCCAGTATTCCCGCCGTGAGCGGGAATGTCAGCTCTGGAACCTTCTCGGGCACCCGATCATGTCTCCTCGATCACTTCTTCGGTCGGGCGGCGCACCGTTCCCAACTCCTCCCCTTCGGGGAAGCCCATGCGCAACAGCATCTGCGGCTGGGCACCGGCGCAGAAGCGGGCCTTGATGAAGGTGCGCAGCTCGGGAACTTCAAGGGCCTGGGTGTGGAAGGCCGCTGCCAGATCGCGTTCCGCGGCCCTCAGAAGCACACGTTGCAGCGCCTGCCCCGCCCGCAGCCAATCGGCGGGCGCATCGCCGTCGAAGACCAGGAGCAACGTCAACCCGACAAGGGCCGTTCCCCCGTCCTGTGCGCCCTGTGCGCCCCACCCGTGGCCGCGCGCGAAGTCGCGGGCCGGGAAGTGCGGCGCGGTCTGCGGGGCCCGCTGCGGGTAGGCCTGCTCCTGGACGCCGTCCGACCGCGCCGTCCGCGGCGAGGGCGCCCACCTGGCGATCTCCGCCGCGTACGCCGGCGACCGCCGCTGGACGTGCTCGGCCGCCTCGGTCAGCGCCGCCAACGCTCCCGTGACGTGCGCGTCCACCGCCTCGACCAGCCGCGCGCCCTCACGCTCGGCGTCCTGCCGCATCGCCGCCAGCACCCCCGCGGGCACCGGCTCCGCACGGAACCCGCCCCGATGGGTACGGCGCCGCCGGATCTGCGCGTGCTCCCGCAGAACCTCCTGGCTGGGACGCTCCCCAGGCTCCAGGTCGATGTCGGCCAGAAGGTGCGGGCGATCAGGGTCGGGCAGCATCCGCACCTTCGGCTCGTAGCCGAGCGCACGCAGCGAGGTCTTCAGGTTGTAGAGCGCCGCGCCGCAGCTGATCAGCATCTCCCGGCCGTCGGGATCCGCCACGCCCAGGCGGCGGTCGCTGTCCGCGCTCAGGCTGATCCGTGTCCCCCGCAAGGCGAACCGCCACGGCTGAGTGTTGTGCACCGAGGGAGCCCACACCGCGTCCTCGATGGCCTTGCGGGCATCGGCCGACACCTGCTCAGACGGACGTACCGCATTGCTGTACTGCATGGTCACTCCCTTCGGAATCCGCTATCTCTATTCATGCCCCGGAATCCGGATGACCTGCAGGGACGAACGTCCGACGCCGCCGGGACCTCCGCACCGACCGATCCCGTACTCCCGATAGGAATCCTTGCCCACCGGGTAACGTTCGTACATCACCGCCAAAGCAGGGGATGATGCGATGACAAGCCCGCACCGCGAGGCCGCCGGGACGATCCGGGTGTTCCTGCTGGACGACCACGAGGTCGTCCGCCGCGGGGTCGCGGCGCTGCTGTCGGCCGAGGACGACATCGAGATCGTCGGCGAGGCCGGCACCGCCGACCACGCGCTCGCCCGCATCCCCGCCGCCCGTCCCGACGTCGCCGTCTTGGACGTGCGGCTCCCCGACGGCGACGGCGTCACCGTCTGCCGCGAGATCCGTTCCCAGTTGCCCGATCTGGCCTGCCTCATGCTGACCTCGTTCGACGACGAGGACGCCCTGTTCGAGGCCGTCATGGCGGGCGCCGCCGGGTACGTCCTCAAGCAGATCCACGGCTCCGACCTCGTCGGCGCCGTCCGCACCGTCGCCACCGGCCAGTCCCTCCTGGACCCCCGCTCCACCGCCCGCATGCTCCAGCGGCTGCGCGACCGGCAGGAGAAGCAGGACCCGCTCAGGGCCCTGACCGACCAGGAGCGCCACATCTTCGACCTGATCGGCGAGGGCCTCACCAACCGGCAGATCGGCGAGCGGCTCTTCCTCGCGGAGAAGACCGTCAAGAATCACATCTCCAGCATCTTCGCCAAGCTCGGCATGAGCCGCCGCACCCAGGCCGCCGCGCTCGCCGCCCAACTCAAGGCCGACTCCAGAAAACGGCACGAGTAGGACGCTCAAGCACGTCCGCGGACGATGACCACCGGGCGGTGCGCGCGCAGCAGCATCGCATGACTGACCGATCCCAGCGCAGCCCGCATCAGTGCTTCCCGGGCCCGGTCGATGAGCACCTTGGCGGGACACCGGTCTGCTCCCCCGACACCTCCAGACCCGGCAGCCGCTCGCGGGCGCGAGCCGCACCGATGTCGACGACGCGGTGACCGTCGTGCAGCATCTGCTCGCGGACCTGCGCCGCCCCCGGGTCGTCCGGAACGTCGAACAACCATGGGGTAACGACGTGGACCACGTGCAGCGGCGCCTCTCTGCGGGCGGCCTCGGTCGCGGCCCAGTCGATCGCGTGCAGGCTCGGCTCCGAGCCGTCCGCACCCACGACGATCTTGTTCATACGGCGACCTTCCGCAGTTCGCGGGCGATGCCGGCGGCCCACTCGGCGACCTGGTCGCGGTCGCGGTAGTCGCCGCTCATCCGCTTGGCGATCTTGGACGCCAGGAAGCCCTTCGCGTCCGGGGACAGGCATCCGCCGAAGGTGGCGTGGTCGCGGGCGTGCAGCCGGGCGGCGAACTTGGAGACGCCGGGAACGGGCTCGATGACGCCTTCCCGGGCAGTGTGGTCCAAGGGGCCGCTGCTGAACAGCCACACCGGCCGGTGCTCGAGCTCGCCGGCGTGGCGCCGGGCGAAGCGGCGCGCCTCCCAATGCCACCGCCCCTCGTACAACGCACCGCCGACCACGACGGCGTCGTAATCGTCCAGGCTCGCAACCTCGCCGGCGGGACGCACATCGGCTTCCGTGCCCGCCTGGCGCAGCGCCGCGCCGACCCAGCCGGCGATCTCGGCGGTCCCTCCGCGCTCGGAGGCGTACGCCACCAGCACTCGGATCATGACGGCTCCTCGAAGTTCACGTCGCGTTCACAGACGACCGCGACCGGGCTCGGCGCCTTGTGCCTTCGCAAGCGGCTCAGGCGAGGTTCGAACCCCACCCGGACGGCTCGCCCGTCCATCGCGGTCACCTCCTGGATTCTGAGCCTCGCCGATCGAGGGGCGCGTTGTTCAGAGGCGTTTGTCCGTCCCTGCGGAGGACCTTCGGCCCTGGGTGTGCACGCATGGGCGGCGCAGGCTGGCAGTAGAAGGAGGTGCGGTCATGAACATCGGGTACGCCTTCGTGATCGGCGCTCCCGGCGGCGGCTGGGGGCACATGGGAAACGGCGGCTGGTCCGGCTGGATGTGGCTGTGGGGGACGGTGATGGTCCTGTTCTGGGTCGCCGTGATCGGCGCGGCGGCCTGGCTGGCCGCCCGTGCCGCGACATCGAGCCGCGCCCGCACGCCTGGCTCCGGGAGGCCCGGGCTGGAGCGCGCACGCGAGATTCTGGCCGAGCGTTACGCCCGCGGAGAGATCAGTACCGAGGAGTACGACGAACGGCTGGCCAACCTCGATGGACGCAACGTCCACGCTTGACCGGTGCCGCGTCGGGCAGGCGCCGGACATGCAAGCCCCGACAGGGTGAACCGCCAGGAGGGACCATGACCGAGCAACCGCCGCTGGAACAGCGCCCCGCCGCCGAACTGATGACCCGGAACTTGCTGACCATCGCCGCGAGCGAGTCGGTGCTGATGGCCTGGGAGCTGATGTGCAAGGCGCAAGTGCACCATCTGCCCGTCGCCGATGACGAGGGCGCCTTCCTGGGCGTCGTAGACGCGCAGACCCTCACCTCCACATGGAACGCCGCCGCCCCGCGGCAGGCCCGCCGTCCCGTGACCGACCTCCTCCCGACCGGGCCGCCCGCCACCGTCGGGCCCTGGGCCACCATCCGCGAGGCGGCACGCGCCATGCTCGAATCCGGCAACGACTTCATCCCGGTGACCGACGACCACGGCGCACTGGCCGGCCTGATCACCGCGCGCGACCTGATCGGCGCGCTCGCCGGCACCGAGCGCGACATCGCCCCGCGCAGCGGCGGCATGCCCTCCCTCTACCGGATCGAACCGGTGCTGCCGAGCACTCCCCCGGCCCACCCCGGCTCCAGCAGCATCCCGCCCGGCTGAGCCGCCCCCGCCGCACCCGTGGTGTCAGGCGGCGGGCCGGTGCTGCGGGACGATCGCCACCGCGCAAGGGGCGTGGTGCAGCATCGCCGAACTCGTCGCGCCCAGCAGCAGCGGATCCAGACCCCCTGCGCCACGGTCCCCCACCACCAGCAGATCGGCGTCCGCGGCCGCCGCCAGCAGCGCCTCGCGGGGACGCTCCAGCAGCAGCGACACCTGCACGCCGACCTGCGGATAGCGCCGCCTCCACGGCCGGACGGCCTCGTCCAGCATGGCGGTCCGGGCCTCGAACAGCCGGTTCTTGTCGGTGAACAGGGGCAGTTCGTGCTCGGGGACGGCGCCGGGCTCCCAGGCCCCGTAGACCACGCGCAGGCCGAAGCCGCGGAAGGCGGCCTCCTCGATCGCGAAGCCGAGCGCCGCGTCTCCGCCCGCCGACCCGTCGACGCCGGCGACGATGAGGCCGCGCGGCCCTCCGGTGCCGCGGACGGCGATCACCGGGCGGCGCGTGCGCGCGGGCAACTGCACCGCCGTCGACCCGTTGAGCAGCCGGTAGCGCTCGTGGGAGCCCACGACGATCAGCTCCGCGTCGTCGGACTCCTCAACGAGCGTCTCGGTGACGGGCTCGCGCCTGAGCAGCGTGGAGACCTTCCCGCCCGCGCCCAGCTCCATGGCCTTGCGGGCGCCCTCGCGCAGCAGGTTCTCCCCGGCCCGCTGGACGATCGCCTCGACGGCGGCGTCCACATGCCCCGGCGGATAGGGCCAATGCCAGCAATGGCACATGACCAGGTCGAGTTCCCGCAGCCGGGACTCCTCGACCGCCCAGCGCAACGCCGGCTCGTTCTCCTCGGTCCCGTCATAGCCGAACAGGATGTTCGGCCGCTGGACCCGTGGCAGTGCGACCATCGGTCCTCCCCCTTCGCCCCCGCTATGGACTCAATTTCAGGTTCGGCGGATCGCAAACACCTCGCAGGGGCCGAAGGTCCCAGGTACGGGCGGCCATCCGGCACTGCCCGCCCCAGCCGGACGGTGAGAACGTGTCAGGGCCGGGAATGCCCTCCGGACGATCCCGGACGACGGCGGGAGCAGACACCATGGACCGGTGGACTCTGGCCTACGACGGCTACGACCCCGACGCCGAAGGGCTGCGGGAAGCACTGTGCACGCTGGGCAATGGCTACTTCGCCACCCGGGGAGCCGTCCCCGAGTCGTCCGCCGACGGCGTCCACTATCCAGGGACGTACATCGCGGGCTGCTACGACCGGCTGCCGGTGGAGATGGACGGGCTGGAGACCGACAACGCCGATCTGGTCAACATGCCGAACTGGCTGCCCCTGGCCTTCCGACCGTCCGGCGGCGACTGGTTCAACCCGGACCACGCCGAGCGCGAGGGCCGGCTGCTGTCGTACAGGCAGGAGCTCGACCTGCGGCGCGGCGTCCTGACCCGGCTGGTGCGCGTGCGCGACGCGCGGGGACGCACGTCGCGGGTGGCGCAGCGCCGGATCGTGTCCATGGACGACCCCCACCTGGCCGCGCTGGAGACCACCATCGTGGCCGAGGACTGGAGCGGCCCGATCGAGATCGTGTCGGCGCTGGACGGCCGCGTCGTCAACGCCGGCGTGGAGCGGTACCGGAACCTGCCCCAGAAACACCTGGGCCACGAGAAGAGCCCGCGTCCGAGCGCCCCGGAACTGCTTCTGCTGCGGTCGTCGACGGTGTCCTCCCGTATCGGCGTCGCGGTGGCGGCGCGCACCCGGGTCTCCCTCCCCGCCGAGCGCACCCACCGCATCGAGGACGGCTGGACGGGCCAGAATCTGACCACGGACATCCGTGAAGGCGAACCGGTCACGATCGAGAAGATCGCCGCCGTGTTCACCTCGCGCGACCGCGCCATTGAAGAGCCCGCCCAGGCGGCGCTGGCGGCCGCCGCATGCGCCGGCGGCTTCGACGCCCTCCTGGAAAGGCACACACTGGCGTGGTCCCGGCTCTGGCGGCGCTGCCAGCTCAGCGTCGACCACGTCGACGTGCAGCGCGTCCTGAACCTCCACATCTTCCACCTGCTGCAGACGGTCTCCGAGCACAGCGTCGACCTGGACGTCGGCGTCCCCGCCCGCGGCCTGCACGGGGAGGCCTACCGCGGCCACGTCTTCTGGGACGAACTGTTCATCCTGCCGTTCCTGACCATGCGGTTCCCCGAGATCGCCCGAGCGTTGCTGATGTACCGGTGGCGGCGCCTGCCCGCGGCGCGCCGCGCGGCGTCCGATGCCGGGCACCGCGGCGCGATGTACCCGTGGCAGAGCG
It encodes:
- a CDS encoding universal stress protein; translation: MSHVVVGYDGTSESERAVRWAVGEARLRRLPLTVCHAWRWPYPISYVDYEGEATIRRMGEHLLDHGVALARELAPGLKVRKRLKDGSAAPALLNEAGDAELIVVGSHEPDRMPVASTALRVPAKADRPVLVVRSAAPRDGLVVVGVDGSAGADLALAFGFEEAALRGWRLRAVYGCWEPGAAPGGDLSLFGDEDGLRRVAGAVLERAVAPWRVKYPQVQAVTSLVLRSPREALFQAAEDATLMVVGARGAGVVEPLALGATSDALLKHAPCTVAVVPDRTL
- a CDS encoding universal stress protein, yielding MWVMPEHRTVVVGVDGSPNSMAALRRAAREALERHARLDVVRVIETDGITAPRPLRAAREWLRLRRLVAHAIPRAQHLNTRLRIAHGAPGEALARAAGHAELLVVGARVHSEHGDPLGGDTVPVVRERARCPLVICADHTTPSEAA
- a CDS encoding CBS domain-containing protein — translated: MPQETKIMQRRTVQDVMTKRVVTITEETPFAEIADAMAEHRISAVPVLDVMGRVTCIVTEADLLRKQEYKDDDADHRPLRSRALRSRALRSRAPRSRAPRSRAPRHAEAEAKAAAVDARGLMSTPAVSVTPHTSIAQAARLLNAHGFRAMPVIDGDGRLAGIVARRDLLRVFQRSDADIRDEVIQDVLIHKLWQDPAELHVRVQEGVVHLTGRVEQKSLIPIVVRLTAATEGVVDVVHTLGYGHDDTRHTTYPRA
- a CDS encoding AAA family ATPase; the protein is MPVDNAAVSETHIGVVFFAGDRAFKVKKPVSLGFLDFSTRERRERACHEEVRLNRRFAPDVYLGVADVHDPDGDLCEHLVVMRRMPAGRRLATLVAAGAPVRDALRDTARILAAWHARAPRAPEISVHGTRDAVQARWHDSFAQVRPFRGKVIDAAVAAEIETLTDEFLDGRRALFDARIADGRVLDGHGDLLAGDIFCLDDGPRILDCLEFDQALRSLDGLDDAAFLAMDLERLGAAELSEYFLAAYAEFAADPAPSSLRHHYIAYRAVVRAKVACLRHAQGDPDAAAEARAYADVALRHLRAGRVRLVLVGGLPGTGKSSLAGALADRLGCTVLSSDRTRKELAGLAPLDSAAAPYGTGLYSPEWNHRTYRELADRAAALLRLGETVILDASWTSEQQRDLPALVAEREHAHLSPLRCEAPRALTAERIRDRAPGASDADPAIAAAMHAHAAPWPESTSIDTSGALADAVEQALSTLQPHAPDLH
- a CDS encoding DoxX family membrane protein — translated: MALSEHKTRAGRSTLIRVVAPRPLTESPAARYVWAVARLALGWVFVWAFLDKLIGLGHATPAGKGWLDGASPTEGFLAHAPKGPFAGFYNDLAGAAWADWLFMIGLAGVGAALMLGIGMRIAAVGGAALLVMMWTAVLPPENNVFMDDHLIYAVLVIGLALVSAGDTLGLGRWWAGTALAKRFPVLK
- a CDS encoding GAF domain-containing sensor histidine kinase; translation: MADDLGAGDDRARLVLPHLQLDDLLAELQARLEAARATRDRVHALLEAVVSIGSELDLESVLRRIIEAATTLVDARYGALGVIDEEGERLVQFITVGVGEDEIEAIGHWPQGHGILGLLIREPRAIRLPDLAGHPDSAGFPENHPPMRAFLGVPVLVRDEVFGNLYLTEKADGGEFDPEDEVVVTALATAAGVAIENARLYQETRRRERWLQASTEISTALLSGTDPHEVTVLVAQRAREITDAGLATVALADEDRRAFQVEASDGDGGERLEGLRVPLDHSVIGPVFTGGVSLRLADGGEAAREAKVPTQVPVGPLLAVPLGVGDAARGVISVVNPPGGPVFSEGTQRLLEAFAGQAAVALELADRRRDTERLALLEDRDRIAKDLHDTVIQRLFATAMTLMAAIKITQKREVAVRIQRAVDDLDDTMRQIRSTIFALQAPVDTGSLRSRVHTLVDAAAEQLGFAPSVRLDGLLDTAVDDDTGEHLQAVVREALSNVARHAHASRVSVAIDVGDELCLRVEDDGVGIPEGGRRSGLRNMGERAGKLGGSFIAEPGPDAGTVLTWMVPLKDA
- a CDS encoding response regulator transcription factor, whose product is MTSPHREAAGTIRVFLLDDHEVVRRGVAALLSAEDDIEIVGEAGTADHALARIPAARPDVAVLDVRLPDGDGVTVCREIRSQLPDLACLMLTSFDDEDALFEAVMAGAAGYVLKQIHGSDLVGAVRTVATGQSLLDPRSTARMLQRLRDRQEKQDPLRALTDQERHIFDLIGEGLTNRQIGERLFLAEKTVKNHISSIFAKLGMSRRTQAAALAAQLKADSRKRHE
- a CDS encoding universal stress protein is translated as MNKIVVGADGSEPSLHAIDWAATEAARREAPLHVVHVVTPWLFDVPDDPGAAQVREQMLHDGHRVVDIGAARARERLPGLEVSGEQTGVPPRCSSTGPGKH
- a CDS encoding flavodoxin domain-containing protein, with translation MIRVLVAYASERGGTAEIAGWVGAALRQAGTEADVRPAGEVASLDDYDAVVVGGALYEGRWHWEARRFARRHAGELEHRPVWLFSSGPLDHTAREGVIEPVPGVSKFAARLHARDHATFGGCLSPDAKGFLASKIAKRMSGDYRDRDQVAEWAAGIARELRKVAV
- a CDS encoding SHOCT domain-containing protein → MNIGYAFVIGAPGGGWGHMGNGGWSGWMWLWGTVMVLFWVAVIGAAAWLAARAATSSRARTPGSGRPGLERAREILAERYARGEISTEEYDERLANLDGRNVHA